TATCCTCGCCGAAGATAGAAGAGACAAGAAAATTGCTCAGGGATTCTTCGGTCAACACCGTCTGCGAAAGCGCCAAATGCCCTAATTTATGCGAATGCTTCGGCAGGGGCACGGCGACTTTTATAATTCTCGGCGATACCTGCACGAGAGGGTGCAGATTCTGCGCGGTAAATGATGGGATCCCTTCTGCGCCTGACCCGGAAGAGCCTTCGAAAGTTTACGAGGCCGCCAGGAAATTAAACCTTAACTATATCGTCGTCACATCGGTCACAAGGGATGACCTCCCGGACGGGGGAGCGGCGCATTATGCCGCGACTGTCGGATACCTGCGCGAAAGATTAAGCGGCGTAAAGATAGAGGTCCTTGTCCCGGATTTCAAGGGGCGGGCGGAGCATATCGATAAGGTATGCGGAGCGGGGATAGATGTCTTCGCGCATAATCTCGATACGGTCAGGAGGCTCCATAAAGCCGTCAAGCCGAAAAGCGATTACGATCTTTCGCTTACCGTATTGGGGAAAGCCAGGGATATATCGCGCGGCGGCATACCTACCAAGAGCGGCCTCATGCTCGGCCTCGGCGAGACAGAGGATGAAGTGGTCTCAGCGATGAAGGACCTGCGATGGGCAGGGTGTGATATTATCACTCTCGGGCAATACCTGAAGCCGTCCCCGGGCAAGACAGAGGAACGTGAAT
The nucleotide sequence above comes from Candidatus Omnitrophota bacterium. Encoded proteins:
- the lipA gene encoding lipoyl synthase, yielding MIAKPRWLRRDIVSSPKIEETRKLLRDSSVNTVCESAKCPNLCECFGRGTATFIILGDTCTRGCRFCAVNDGIPSAPDPEEPSKVYEAARKLNLNYIVVTSVTRDDLPDGGAAHYAATVGYLRERLSGVKIEVLVPDFKGRAEHIDKVCGAGIDVFAHNLDTVRRLHKAVKPKSDYDLSLTVLGKARDISRGGIPTKSGLMLGLGETEDEVVSAMKDLRWAGCDIITLGQYLKPSPGKTEEREFISPKMFEKYEEIAYNLGFTRVSSGPFVRSSYHSTC